ATTGGGAAAACGACAGAATCGAACGTGGGGACACTCCTTCAAGTCTATACGCTCCAACCCCGATTCCAACAAGCAAGATGCCCCAAGCCATCCCCAGAAGTGGTGGGGGAGACCCTCTGCCAGAGATGAGTGCGAGTCCAGACAGGAGAGCGATTATGACAAAATATGCTGTGACGAGGACCAATAACCCTCGCTTAAACGCAGGAGGGGCTATCTCAGGACGAGTCATCGTTTGAGATTCTGAAGACTTATTTAAATATTTTCTACATCTTAATTAGTGTGAACTATTTGATCTGTCTTGACCGATTCCTCTGTAGGTGCGGGAAGACTTCTGTGATGCCCTCCGAGGGAGTCGGCAAATGGGTCGGCGCAGAGAGCCGGCAGTCAGCCTCCCCTAAGTCAAGGACAGAACGCGTAGAGTGAAATCTGTCTTCCAGCCAACGCTGGCTTGATTGGACTGCCGTCCCTCCTCAAACGTGTTGGCGTGGTTCCGTATCCATCGCCAACACACCTGGCACCCGCAACACTCCATCGACAGACTCCACCGGGCTGTTGAGTGCCCCTGCGTTTCCCTCCCACCCACAACCAGGGACCGAAAGCCCGAGACTGGGGTCGGAGTGTTCTTCACGCGATTCTTTACAGCCGAATCAGCCGTGAGACCCTGCTCGCGTAATTCACAATAACTAAGCGTCCTGTGGTGACTTTCCCACAGTGATGCCCTCCAACGTAGCCCTCCTGTCCCGCGAGCTATCCCGCCCGTACTACGAGGACGCCTTCCCCGCACACGATATCTTCCACGCGAAACGCGTGCGTGACGTCGCGCTCCAGCTCGCGAACCAGCATCCGGACAGCGTCGACCGGGATGTCCTCGCTGCAGCAGCGTGGCTTCACGATATCGGGCGACCACTCGAACGCGTCGGAGAAATCGACGACCACGACGACTGGGCAGCCGACGAAGCCACGCCCCTCCTCGCCGCGGAAGGAGTGGCATCGGACCGGATCGCGACGATCGAACACTGCCTGCGGGCACACAGCATCCGGAGAAGTTCACCAGATCCCGAAACGATCGAGGCACAGTTGCTCTTCGACGCTGACAAACTCGACGCAACCGGTGTCGTCGGGCTGGTTCGCCTCGCCTGTATCGTCGGTGAACGCTCCGGACGCATCGGCGAGCAGTACGCCATTATCGATGACGCAGCGACACTTACCGACGATGCACCCGAGTTGCCGGATGTCGGTCTCCTGCGCGAGTGGGCACGTGAACGCCTCGACGCGTTGTATACTGATCCAGGCCGCTGCCTCGGAGAGTCACGCTGGGACGTGATGGAGAGTTTCTTCGACCAATTTGCCTGCGAGATCGACCCAGACACTGCGCAGTAAATTGGTTGCACTTACCGCTCGAAACAGGTGTGCCAACTGTTCTATGACACCCTATCTCTTAGTTTAGCATCAGATTGACTCTCGGTCAAATGCCGTCGCGTGGAGACGTTTGAATCAACAGAAGATCAGGGATGCCGGGTGCGTACAACCTGCTGACGATACTGCCGTAGGCCGTCACTCTTCGCGAACGCTAGGCGGAAGGAACCGCGGCTCCTCGCACTCGCTGTCGTCGTACCACAGTACATCGTCACCGGCCTCGATGTCGTAGCGATCAACGATCTCGCTCGGGACCGTGATCGTGGCTTCATCACACTGGCCACATTCCGGTGTATGTACGTTCCATCAGTATTCCCACGCACCGACCACGAGTAGGTGATTGCCGATGATGGACTGTGTCCGACTCCAAGACGGCGGGGCGTCCTTCCGACTCACTATTCCCGCACGGATGATCGAGGCCTCTGGTCTCCTCATCAAAGAAACGGAAGATGCCACTATCGAGGACTCACACTTGGCGGTTGAGGATCCGATGGCACTTCTGCAACTCGATGAATCGGAGGGGATTATCACCGTCAAACTGCCCGAACCATCCGAAGAAACTCCTGAGCCGGAGGCATCCGAGCCGACGCTCACCGATGTCGAACGAAAAGTCCTCGAGGAAGCCAACAGCGGAGCGGACTGATGCGCGAGGAGATCCCCGTTCCGATTCAGACGCTCCCGGAGTATGGTTTGCGACTCCGGAGCCAGCATGGGTGGGCGCTGCATCGCTTCCCGGTGCCCGATCTGTCAGATCCGACCCCGGCAATCCCGGCGTGTGTGGCTAACGGCGATCCAGGCACGTTGATTTCAGATGGCCCAGCGGACTATTTCCGTGCGAAACTGGACCTGGCGGTTCGTTCCCGGCAGTACTTGCTGTGTTCGCGACCATCCTGCTTCGGACGCTTGACGGCTGTGGATGGGGTGACCTGGGACGAGGCGGCGGCTGGCGATCGGACTGTGCCAGAAGTCGTGCAACAGCACGAAGCTGACTGAGGGGTCTTGGTTCTTCTCTCGGAGGTGCTGATGCAGAGTGAACTACCCCTGCCTACTCACTCGCGGCGTAGCCGCTCGTTCCTTGAGGTAGGGGCTTCCTGCTTCCACGACGCGCTTTGCAGATACAGGTGTATCCACAGGGAGCGCAGTCTCCACAGGCGTTCCTTCGGAGTGACCCACTCCTAGGTCGGTGAGTCCGCGAGAAAGAATGTTCCACGCCGCGTTTGCGTCTCTGTCCGCCTCGAAGCCACAGGCGGGGCAGGAATGTTCACGCACCCACAGCGGTTTGTCGGTTTCGACGCCACACTGAGCGCACTCTTTGGTGGTTCCTTCGGGTCCAACTTTCACGAAGTGCGTGCCTTGCCGCCCACACTTTGTTTCGAGCATATCGGTGAAGGTGTTCCATGCTGCCGACGCCGTATTGCGGCTGTTTCGTGGCGACTCCAGCATCCCTTTCACGTCGAGGTCTTCGACCGCGACAAGTTTGTACTCCCGAGCGTAGTAATTCGAGAGTTTGTGCAGGAAATCACGCCGCTTGCGCTTGATTTCGAGATGGCACTCAGCTACACGTCTACGTTGTTTCTCCCAGTTGTTTGACTGGTACTCTTTGCGCGAGAGTTTCCGCTGTTCCCGTTCAAGCCAGCCACGTTCTTCCGAGAGATCAAGTGATTCGACCGCTGTGCCGTCTGTATCGTGAGTATACCTCAGAATCCCCACGTCGATGCCGACTACCTCCTCGGCGTCGATCTCCTCCAGCGGTGGCTTGGCTGGTGGTTCTGTGTCCATCTCAATACCGAAGATGGCGAACCACTCGCCGGTTTTCTCCTTTTTGAGTGTGACTTCTTTGACTGTGGCGTCGTCAGACAACGGTCGGTGGAGTTCGATGGGGATGTCTGCGAGTTTCGACAGCGACAACACGGTCTGACCACCCTTCTTGTCGAGTTCGAAGCCGGACTGGTTGTAGGTGAAACTGCGGAATTCCCGAGGTGACTTCCACCGAAGTTCACCGACCTTGTAACCCTGCTCTTTGAGCTTCCCGAGTGCTTTGACGTTTTTCGCAATCCGCATAACGGTAGGCTGAAGCACTTTCGAGTACACGTCGGTAAGTGCGTCCCACCAGTCTTTGAGGGCGGGAAGCTCATCACGAATCTGCCGGACACGCTGTTTGACTGTGCCATCGGATTCGGGAATCTGGTTGAAGCGGTATAGGACGTGGTTGTAGAGTTGTCTACAGGTATCGCGGTGGTAGTCCAGCGTCTCACGCTGGCGTTCAGTCGGCTTAAGGCGATACCTGTAGTTGTAGTTCATCGGTTACTCGTCGGGTTCAGAGGTTCGGACGATTTTCACGTCTGCGCCACGCCACCGCTTTGGAACGAGGACGTGTGCGCCGTTGCCGGTGGCTTTCACCTCGCCCTCAATGACTTCGTGGCCTTCGATTTCGTGCCTATCCATCACCAATATTTAGACATTGTATCAACATGAACGTATTGATGCGTGGGCCTGTGGGCCAGCAACAAGCGGGCGTATGAGAGACGATGACGGCGCTGTATCCCCGACCTACTCGCTCCCTACGGTCGCTCCTTGAGGACGGGGGCTTAGCGCCTGCATTCAGCTAAAACTGCGTGATAGTGCCGGTGTGAGACTTTTTGACGCGCCTAGCTAGCTCCTCCTCGGAGAGACATACGTAGTGCCCTGTCTATTTCGCTGTATTCGGCGCTGAGAGTCACTGTCAGCTGGATGTCTTTCAGCCGTCCCAGCCGCCATATTCAGTGGCAAATTCACGTCCGGTGCAGTTGTCGGTAGCCAACCCAAACAAGCGGAACTCGACGTCCTCGAAGGGAATCCCCCAGACACCGAGATCTGGCGGGAACTCTGCGTTTGCGGCTAGGCTGGCGTATGCTTGCTCTGTATCGGCGTCCTCGATCTCGTAGATCTCGCCAGTCATAATGACACTCCGCCAGATCGCCGGGTCGTCTGCGTCTTGCTCGTACACCGTGAGACAGACATTCGGGTTGGATTCGATCGCTTCACTCTTTCGGCTGCTGTAGCCGCCACCCCACTGCATCGGAAAGACCATCTCTTCTGCATCGTAGCCGAAGGAGATCGGGATTGCATACGGTTGTGTGCCGTCGATCAGTGCCAGCACGCCGATGCCATTTCGAATGAGCACTTCATCGATTTCAGTGTCGTCGAGACGTCTCACT
This genomic interval from Halobellus litoreus contains the following:
- a CDS encoding HD domain-containing protein — translated: MPSNVALLSRELSRPYYEDAFPAHDIFHAKRVRDVALQLANQHPDSVDRDVLAAAAWLHDIGRPLERVGEIDDHDDWAADEATPLLAAEGVASDRIATIEHCLRAHSIRRSSPDPETIEAQLLFDADKLDATGVVGLVRLACIVGERSGRIGEQYAIIDDAATLTDDAPELPDVGLLREWARERLDALYTDPGRCLGESRWDVMESFFDQFACEIDPDTAQ
- a CDS encoding DUF2080 family transposase-associated protein, encoding MDRHEIEGHEVIEGEVKATGNGAHVLVPKRWRGADVKIVRTSEPDE
- a CDS encoding pyridoxamine 5'-phosphate oxidase family protein, which translates into the protein MRRLDDTEIDEVLIRNGIGVLALIDGTQPYAIPISFGYDAEEMVFPMQWGGGYSSRKSEAIESNPNVCLTVYEQDADDPAIWRSVIMTGEIYEIEDADTEQAYASLAANAEFPPDLGVWGIPFEDVEFRLFGLATDNCTGREFATEYGGWDG
- a CDS encoding RNA-guided endonuclease InsQ/TnpB family protein → MNYNYRYRLKPTERQRETLDYHRDTCRQLYNHVLYRFNQIPESDGTVKQRVRQIRDELPALKDWWDALTDVYSKVLQPTVMRIAKNVKALGKLKEQGYKVGELRWKSPREFRSFTYNQSGFELDKKGGQTVLSLSKLADIPIELHRPLSDDATVKEVTLKKEKTGEWFAIFGIEMDTEPPAKPPLEEIDAEEVVGIDVGILRYTHDTDGTAVESLDLSEERGWLEREQRKLSRKEYQSNNWEKQRRRVAECHLEIKRKRRDFLHKLSNYYAREYKLVAVEDLDVKGMLESPRNSRNTASAAWNTFTDMLETKCGRQGTHFVKVGPEGTTKECAQCGVETDKPLWVREHSCPACGFEADRDANAAWNILSRGLTDLGVGHSEGTPVETALPVDTPVSAKRVVEAGSPYLKERAATPRVSRQG